The following are encoded in a window of bacterium genomic DNA:
- a CDS encoding phosphatase PAP2 family protein, whose translation MGYDLAIFNFLHGFANQSALMDGLIVFFGKYLAYLLILLVVGLLWWEKSWRHRFYKFSLLALAVIISRGIIAEVIQFLFFRARPFVELNLVPVFNHGNVASFPSGHASVFFALAFAVFLFDKKKGSLFLLGAFLIGVARVVAGVHWPLDILAGALIGILSALLVNLALAKGASKE comes from the coding sequence ATGGGATACGATTTAGCTATTTTTAATTTCCTGCACGGATTCGCCAATCAATCAGCCCTTATGGACGGATTGATAGTTTTTTTTGGTAAGTACTTGGCCTACTTGTTAATTTTGTTGGTTGTCGGACTTCTTTGGTGGGAAAAAAGCTGGAGGCATCGTTTTTATAAATTTTCCTTATTGGCGTTGGCGGTAATTATTTCCCGTGGAATTATCGCGGAGGTTATTCAATTTTTATTCTTTCGGGCTAGGCCGTTTGTAGAACTGAACCTAGTTCCCGTTTTTAATCATGGCAATGTGGCGTCTTTTCCATCGGGCCATGCATCCGTATTTTTTGCCCTGGCTTTTGCGGTATTTTTATTCGATAAGAAGAAGGGGAGTCTCTTTTTGCTTGGAGCTTTTCTGATAGGAGTGGCTCGGGTGGTGGCGGGCGTTCATTGGCCGTTGGATATTTTGGCCGGCGCGCTCATTGGTATTCTTAGCGCTTTGTTAGTAAACTTGGCCTTAGCTAAAGGAGCTTCTAAAGAATAG
- the rpsR gene encoding 30S ribosomal protein S18, whose protein sequence is MIQCIFCSQNIEVIDYKDVAFVRRFTSGQAKIIDPRYTGTCALHQRKLAQSIKRSRYMGLLPFVRR, encoded by the coding sequence ATGATTCAGTGCATATTTTGCTCGCAGAATATCGAGGTTATCGATTACAAAGACGTCGCCTTCGTGCGTCGGTTTACTTCCGGCCAAGCTAAAATTATCGACCCTCGTTATACAGGTACTTGCGCATTACATCAGCGAAAATTAGCTCAATCCATTAAGCGCTCCCGCTATATGGGTTTGCTTCCGTTCGTCCGCCGCTAG
- a CDS encoding single-stranded DNA-binding protein translates to MNLNKVFILGRLTADPILRSTPGGQQVASFSLATNRYWTDKAGQKKEEVEYHNIVVWGRSAEIAGKFLTRGGLALVEGRLQTRKWQDKQGQNRSTTEIIADRIELGPRSGGVGSSGKPMESANSADVRPPAGGAEPIPTIQIDEDIKMEDLPF, encoded by the coding sequence ATGAATCTCAATAAAGTCTTTATTCTAGGTCGGTTGACTGCTGATCCGATTCTTCGCAGTACTCCCGGCGGTCAGCAAGTTGCCAGCTTCAGCTTGGCTACTAATCGCTATTGGACCGACAAGGCGGGTCAAAAGAAAGAAGAGGTGGAGTATCATAATATTGTCGTTTGGGGCCGTTCGGCGGAAATCGCCGGTAAGTTTTTAACTAGAGGGGGATTGGCTTTAGTGGAGGGCAGATTGCAGACCCGTAAATGGCAGGACAAGCAGGGTCAGAACCGTAGCACCACGGAGATTATAGCCGACAGAATTGAATTAGGGCCGCGATCAGGAGGTGTAGGAAGTTCCGGTAAGCCTATGGAATCAGCTAATTCGGCTGATGTCCGTCCGCCAGCCGGCGGAGCTGAGCCGATTCCGACTATTCAGATTGACGAAGATATTAAGATGGAGGATTTGCCATTTTAA
- the rpsF gene encoding 30S ribosomal protein S6: MKEESRKEYEISYLLDTPEAEQEVVSVLKENGAEITHQKSVASITLAYSIKKHATAYFGFCHFTAEPAEVKLIHGTLQLKKPILRFLILTPPVKMPAPRVMPGQAEVAGLPAGAGKPATAGRVERKAPASTTLSNEALSEKLEEILK; this comes from the coding sequence ATGAAAGAGGAATCTAGAAAAGAATACGAAATTTCTTATCTCTTAGACACTCCGGAGGCGGAGCAGGAGGTAGTTTCGGTTTTGAAGGAGAATGGCGCTGAGATTACTCATCAGAAATCGGTAGCTTCCATTACCTTGGCCTACTCGATTAAAAAGCATGCTACTGCGTATTTTGGCTTTTGCCATTTTACTGCTGAACCGGCAGAGGTGAAATTGATTCATGGAACCCTCCAGTTGAAAAAGCCGATTTTGAGATTCTTGATTCTCACCCCTCCGGTGAAAATGCCGGCTCCGAGGGTTATGCCAGGGCAGGCCGAGGTTGCCGGTTTACCCGCCGGGGCGGGAAAGCCGGCCACGGCTGGAAGGGTGGAAAGGAAAGCTCCCGCATCGACTACTCTCAGCAACGAAGCCTTGTCGGAGAAACTTGAGGAAATTCTAAAATAG
- the rpoC gene encoding DNA-directed RNA polymerase subunit beta', which yields MNFQAIKLKLASAEDILKWSFGEIIKPETINYRTQRPEKDGLFSERIFGPTKDWECYCGKYRRIRYKNVVCDKCGVEVTRAIVRRERMGHIKLAAPVAHIWFFKNVPSKIGVLLDTPIMKLEKVIYYASYIITAVKEDAKKRVMEDLEKEFSTRKKSARKEGVKTEELRAGMSAAKKEIASLYVGKILTEVEYVNLSKRFADIFQAGTGAEALQKILSNLDLKALVSEMKKEAETVKDPLKERLVLRRLKLATSLYKTGIDPASMILTVLPVLPPDLRPMVALDGGRYATSDLNDLYRRVINRNNRLKKLLELKAPDVIVVNEKRMLQESVDALIDNSARFGTQQLSSQRRPLRSLADMLKGKQGRFRQNLLGKRVDYSGRSVIVIGANLKLNECGLPKKMALELFKPFVINKVIERGLAYNIRNANRLIEQAPSEIWAILEEVIAGRKVLLNRAPTLHRLGVQAFQPVLTEDLAIRIPPLVCSAFNADFDGDQMAVHLPLGEQAQKEAREIMLSSVNLLKPATGDPITVPTQDIVLGCYYLTNIKEDAVGAGKIFSTNEEAITAEHHDMLAINAPIKIGSPHAETTSLGRVIFNQILPPDFGFVNKKMSKKELSKLIAAVIHKYGIEKTAEVLDGIKRLGFEYATLSGISWGMADLVIPPQKPELMKKAEVLVSEIREQYQQGLLTDSERRARVISVWEKIKGEVAKLVPETLNSQSSVYQIIDSGARGTWSQPVQMAGMKGLVQNPKGEPIELPIRSSYKEGLGVLEYFISTHGARKGSTDTALKTASAGYLTRRLVDVSQDLVVREEDCKTKEGITVDRADGMEFGSTLGSRLFSRTSLEDIKVDGKTVVKAGEMINREQAELVNLSKIEAVKMRSPITCKTLYGVCTACYGYDLGNNSAIKLGQAVGVVAAQSIGEPGTQLTMRTFHIGGVAGSDITHGLPRIEEIFEARPPKGRAFLAEEDGIVDTIEDRGLSKVIKVNSKKETKEYTVSRLVDVFVKPGDEVKRGDQLCEGNLDLKEIFSLKGAEAAQKYIINGIQRIYLSEGASINNKHIEVIVRQMFSRVKVKESGDTEFVPGDVLEKSKFLEVNRAIKKAGKEPAKAVQMLMGITKVALSTESFLSAASFQETARVLIAAALEGKVDGLRGLKENVIIGRLIPVGTGFNAVLADEEPVDEAVA from the coding sequence ATGAACTTTCAAGCCATTAAATTAAAACTCGCCTCTGCTGAAGACATTCTGAAATGGTCTTTCGGTGAAATCATCAAACCGGAAACCATCAACTACCGCACCCAGCGTCCGGAAAAAGACGGTCTTTTCTCCGAGCGTATTTTCGGTCCGACTAAGGATTGGGAATGTTATTGCGGTAAATATCGCCGTATTCGCTATAAGAATGTGGTTTGCGACAAGTGCGGAGTAGAAGTTACCCGCGCGATTGTGCGCCGCGAAAGAATGGGTCACATCAAGTTGGCCGCTCCGGTAGCTCACATTTGGTTCTTCAAGAACGTCCCATCTAAGATTGGCGTGCTTTTGGACACTCCGATAATGAAATTGGAGAAGGTTATTTATTACGCTTCTTACATCATTACTGCAGTAAAAGAAGACGCGAAAAAGCGGGTGATGGAGGATTTGGAAAAAGAATTTTCTACTCGTAAGAAATCTGCCCGCAAAGAAGGCGTGAAGACGGAAGAATTGCGCGCCGGTATGTCGGCTGCGAAAAAGGAAATCGCTTCTTTGTATGTAGGTAAGATTTTGACCGAAGTTGAATACGTTAATTTGTCTAAGCGGTTTGCGGATATCTTCCAAGCCGGCACCGGCGCCGAGGCTTTGCAGAAAATCTTATCCAATTTGGATTTGAAAGCTTTGGTTTCCGAAATGAAGAAAGAAGCCGAGACCGTGAAAGATCCGTTGAAAGAACGGTTGGTTTTGCGCCGCTTGAAATTAGCCACCTCTCTTTATAAGACTGGCATTGATCCGGCTTCTATGATTTTGACCGTTTTGCCGGTGTTGCCTCCGGATTTGCGTCCGATGGTGGCTTTGGACGGCGGCCGTTACGCGACTTCTGATTTGAATGATTTATATCGCCGCGTTATTAACCGCAATAACCGCTTGAAGAAGCTTTTGGAATTAAAAGCTCCGGATGTAATCGTGGTCAACGAAAAACGTATGTTGCAGGAATCCGTGGACGCTTTAATCGACAATTCCGCCCGCTTCGGAACACAACAGCTTTCGAGCCAGCGTCGCCCGCTCCGCTCTTTGGCGGACATGTTAAAGGGCAAGCAGGGCCGTTTCCGCCAAAACCTTTTGGGTAAGCGCGTAGATTATTCCGGCCGTTCGGTTATCGTCATCGGCGCGAATTTGAAGTTGAATGAGTGTGGTCTTCCGAAAAAAATGGCCTTGGAATTGTTCAAGCCGTTTGTAATCAATAAAGTTATTGAAAGGGGATTGGCCTACAACATCCGCAATGCTAACCGCTTAATCGAACAAGCTCCTTCGGAAATCTGGGCAATCTTGGAAGAAGTAATCGCGGGACGCAAAGTGCTTTTGAATCGCGCTCCGACTTTGCATCGCTTGGGTGTTCAAGCTTTCCAGCCTGTTCTGACCGAAGATTTGGCTATCCGCATTCCTCCTTTGGTTTGCTCCGCTTTTAACGCTGACTTCGACGGTGACCAGATGGCCGTTCACTTGCCATTGGGCGAGCAGGCTCAAAAAGAAGCCCGAGAAATCATGCTTTCTAGCGTTAATTTGCTGAAGCCGGCTACCGGAGATCCGATTACCGTGCCGACTCAAGATATCGTTCTGGGTTGCTATTACCTGACCAATATTAAAGAAGACGCAGTTGGCGCCGGAAAGATTTTCTCTACTAATGAGGAAGCTATTACCGCCGAGCATCATGATATGTTGGCGATTAACGCTCCAATCAAGATTGGTTCTCCTCACGCGGAAACCACTTCTTTGGGTCGCGTAATCTTCAATCAGATTTTGCCTCCGGACTTTGGTTTCGTGAATAAAAAGATGAGCAAAAAGGAGCTCTCGAAACTTATCGCCGCTGTAATTCACAAATACGGAATTGAAAAGACTGCCGAAGTGCTTGATGGTATCAAGCGTTTAGGTTTCGAATACGCGACTTTATCCGGTATCAGCTGGGGTATGGCTGATTTGGTGATTCCTCCACAGAAACCCGAATTAATGAAAAAGGCGGAAGTTTTAGTGTCGGAAATTCGGGAGCAGTATCAGCAAGGTTTACTGACCGATTCCGAACGCCGCGCCCGTGTAATTTCAGTTTGGGAAAAGATTAAAGGAGAGGTTGCTAAATTAGTTCCGGAAACTCTTAATTCGCAAAGTTCCGTTTACCAGATTATTGATTCCGGCGCTCGTGGCACATGGTCCCAGCCGGTACAGATGGCCGGTATGAAAGGTTTGGTGCAAAACCCGAAAGGCGAACCAATCGAGTTGCCAATCCGTTCTTCTTATAAAGAAGGCTTGGGTGTGTTGGAATATTTCATTTCCACTCACGGTGCCCGTAAAGGTTCTACTGATACCGCTTTAAAAACCGCTTCTGCCGGTTACTTAACCCGCCGCTTGGTGGACGTGTCCCAAGATTTGGTAGTTCGTGAAGAGGACTGCAAAACCAAAGAGGGTATTACCGTTGATCGCGCTGACGGAATGGAATTCGGCAGCACTTTGGGCAGCCGCTTGTTCTCCCGTACTTCCTTGGAAGACATTAAAGTAGACGGCAAGACCGTGGTTAAAGCAGGAGAAATGATTAATCGCGAGCAGGCTGAATTGGTTAATTTGTCTAAGATTGAAGCGGTGAAAATGCGTTCTCCGATTACCTGCAAGACTTTGTATGGTGTTTGCACGGCTTGCTACGGTTACGATTTGGGCAACAATAGCGCAATCAAGCTTGGTCAGGCTGTTGGTGTAGTTGCCGCTCAATCTATCGGTGAGCCTGGTACCCAGCTGACTATGAGAACTTTCCACATCGGTGGCGTTGCCGGATCTGACATTACTCACGGCTTGCCTCGTATTGAAGAAATTTTTGAGGCTCGCCCTCCGAAAGGACGCGCCTTCTTGGCTGAAGAAGATGGAATCGTGGATACCATCGAAGACCGAGGTTTGTCGAAGGTTATTAAAGTTAATTCCAAAAAAGAAACCAAAGAGTACACTGTGTCCCGTTTGGTGGATGTCTTTGTTAAACCGGGAGATGAAGTAAAGAGAGGAGATCAGCTTTGTGAGGGCAACTTAGACCTGAAAGAAATTTTCTCGTTGAAGGGCGCAGAGGCGGCTCAGAAATACATCATCAATGGAATTCAAAGAATCTACCTGTCTGAAGGTGCCAGCATCAACAACAAGCATATCGAGGTAATCGTGCGTCAGATGTTCTCCCGCGTTAAGGTAAAAGAATCCGGCGATACTGAATTTGTGCCGGGCGATGTGCTGGAGAAATCTAAGTTCTTGGAGGTAAACCGCGCTATCAAGAAAGCCGGAAAAGAACCCGCGAAAGCCGTGCAGATGTTGATGGGTATCACCAAAGTTGCTTTGTCTACCGAAAGCTTCTTGTCCGCCGCTTCTTTCCAAGAAACTGCTCGTGTTTTGATTGCCGCAGCTCTTGAAGGCAAAGTAGACGGCTTGCGTGGCTTGAAAGAGAACGTAATCATCGGCCGATTGATTCCGGTCGGCACAGGCTTCAACGCTGTACTGGCTGATGAAGAGCCAGTTGACGAGGCGGTCGCTTAA
- a CDS encoding DNA-directed RNA polymerase subunit beta, producing the protein MSNKLPTKVFSSHPGSFVEQPNLVEVQTQSYNWLVKTGLKELFTETFPMKDYADKNIELKFQEYYFDEPKYDETYAKYKDLTYEAPLRVKLKLINNQDKETKEQEVYFGDFPVMTERGTFIINGVERVVVPQLIRSSGVYFTANLYRGKKFFGAKVIPNRGAWLEIETDADGVMTVKIDRRRKAAVTELLRIFGLSESEDILSTFADVDTGPVKFLEATLKKDPAKNKDESYLEIYKRIRPGDLATVENASSLIDAMFQRLDRYDLSAVGRFQLNQRLRRKSESRLLELDDLVLMIKEVIRLNNEQTAEPDDIDHLGNRRVRAVGELLQNKFRLGLARMRRIVQDRMSTFEAKALTPVQLVNARPLMSAIKEFFSSSQLSQFMDQVNPLAELEHKRRLSAMGPGGLTRERAGFEVRDVHRSHYGRICPIETPEGANIGLVNHLANYARINELGFIETPYMVVKKGKITDEVVWMNALEEERNKIAHAGVPFDDKMNLIGEVIEARINGEPGTCLKSEVQLMDVAPNQAVSVATSMIPFLEHDDANRALMGSNMQRQAVVSVRSSAPFVGTGIEDKAAYDSGHLVIAPQDGTIEAVDANKIVFKGKTGTKVTYTLNKFKRSNQFTCISQRPLVDKGQKVKKGEVLADGPSTDNGVLSLGQNLVVAFLSYEGANFEDAIVLSERVARDDFFTSIHIEDFYCDVRDTKLGPELTTPDIPNVSEEKLKNLDEEGIVRIGAEVHSNDIMVGKISPKGESELTSEERLLRAIFGEKARDVKDTSLTVPHGKYGRVVGVKIFSRERGDKLEPGIIKRIQVEVAQLRKVRAGDKLAGRHGNKGVISQVRPVEDMPYLEDGTPVDVVLNPLGVASRMNLGQILEVHLGWAAKKLGYRAITPVLSGATEAQIREELKAAGLPETGKVILHDGRTGKTFAQPVTVGVMYMLKLNHLVEDKIHMRSTGPYSLITQQPLGGKAQFGGQRFGEMEVWALEGYGAAHTLQEMLTVKSDDVVGRSAVYESIIRGGEIKAPNIPASFNVLVSELKALGLNVELMEKAPDSNKATKVMKTTKVTND; encoded by the coding sequence ATGTCGAATAAACTTCCCACGAAAGTTTTCTCTTCGCATCCCGGTTCCTTCGTCGAGCAGCCAAATTTGGTCGAGGTCCAAACCCAGTCCTACAACTGGCTCGTTAAGACGGGTCTGAAAGAATTGTTCACCGAAACCTTCCCAATGAAGGACTACGCGGACAAGAATATCGAATTAAAATTTCAAGAATATTATTTTGACGAGCCGAAATATGATGAGACCTACGCGAAATATAAAGATCTCACTTACGAAGCACCTCTCCGCGTAAAACTTAAGTTAATCAATAATCAGGACAAAGAAACCAAAGAACAAGAGGTTTATTTTGGTGATTTCCCCGTAATGACCGAGCGGGGTACTTTTATTATCAATGGCGTTGAGCGTGTCGTGGTTCCTCAGCTTATTCGTTCCTCGGGTGTTTATTTTACCGCCAACCTTTATCGTGGAAAGAAATTCTTTGGCGCAAAAGTAATTCCGAATCGTGGCGCTTGGTTGGAAATCGAAACTGATGCCGATGGCGTGATGACCGTGAAAATTGACCGTCGCCGTAAAGCGGCCGTTACCGAACTGCTCCGCATTTTTGGTTTGTCCGAGAGCGAAGACATTTTGTCTACTTTTGCCGACGTAGATACAGGTCCGGTTAAATTCTTGGAGGCAACTTTAAAGAAAGATCCGGCAAAAAATAAAGACGAATCCTATTTGGAAATCTATAAGCGCATCCGGCCGGGGGATTTGGCGACCGTGGAAAACGCTTCCAGCTTGATTGATGCGATGTTCCAGCGCTTGGATCGCTATGACTTATCCGCTGTGGGCCGTTTCCAGTTGAATCAGCGCTTGCGCCGTAAGTCTGAATCCCGCCTTTTGGAGCTGGATGACTTGGTATTGATGATTAAAGAGGTAATCCGCTTGAACAACGAACAAACCGCCGAGCCTGATGATATCGATCACTTGGGAAATCGCCGCGTCCGCGCGGTCGGTGAGCTTTTGCAAAATAAATTCCGCTTGGGCTTGGCTCGCATGCGTCGCATCGTTCAAGACAGAATGTCTACCTTTGAAGCCAAGGCTTTGACTCCGGTGCAGCTGGTCAACGCCCGTCCGCTGATGTCTGCCATCAAAGAATTCTTCTCGTCCTCCCAGTTGTCTCAATTTATGGACCAGGTCAATCCGCTGGCCGAATTGGAGCACAAGCGCCGCTTGTCGGCGATGGGTCCGGGTGGTTTGACTCGTGAGCGCGCCGGCTTCGAAGTCCGTGACGTGCATCGTTCTCACTATGGCCGTATCTGCCCGATTGAAACTCCTGAAGGTGCCAACATTGGTTTGGTGAATCACTTGGCTAACTATGCCCGTATCAACGAGCTTGGTTTCATTGAGACTCCATACATGGTGGTGAAGAAAGGAAAAATCACCGATGAAGTGGTTTGGATGAATGCCTTGGAGGAAGAGCGGAATAAAATCGCCCACGCCGGTGTGCCTTTTGACGACAAAATGAATTTAATCGGCGAGGTAATCGAGGCTCGTATTAATGGAGAGCCGGGAACTTGCCTGAAATCGGAAGTTCAATTGATGGACGTTGCTCCGAACCAAGCAGTCAGCGTGGCTACTTCTATGATTCCGTTTTTGGAACACGATGACGCCAACCGCGCTCTGATGGGTTCGAACATGCAACGGCAGGCCGTGGTTTCCGTGCGATCTTCGGCGCCTTTCGTAGGTACCGGCATTGAAGATAAAGCCGCTTATGATTCCGGCCACTTAGTAATTGCCCCGCAGGACGGCACGATTGAAGCCGTGGATGCGAACAAAATTGTCTTCAAGGGAAAAACCGGCACCAAAGTTACTTATACATTAAATAAATTTAAGCGTTCCAACCAATTCACCTGCATCTCCCAGCGCCCGCTGGTTGATAAGGGTCAGAAGGTTAAAAAAGGAGAAGTGTTGGCCGATGGTCCGTCTACCGATAACGGAGTTTTGTCTTTGGGTCAGAACTTGGTGGTTGCCTTCCTTTCATATGAAGGAGCCAACTTCGAAGACGCTATCGTTTTGTCGGAGCGGGTTGCTCGTGATGATTTCTTCACTTCTATCCACATCGAAGATTTCTATTGCGATGTACGCGACACAAAACTTGGACCGGAATTAACTACTCCCGATATCCCGAACGTTTCTGAAGAAAAATTAAAGAACTTGGACGAAGAGGGTATTGTGCGCATCGGCGCGGAGGTTCATTCCAACGATATTATGGTTGGTAAAATTTCTCCGAAAGGCGAAAGCGAACTGACTTCGGAAGAGCGTTTGCTCCGCGCCATCTTCGGTGAAAAAGCCCGCGACGTGAAAGACACTTCCTTAACCGTTCCGCACGGAAAATATGGCCGCGTAGTCGGTGTGAAAATTTTCAGCCGAGAGCGTGGTGACAAGTTGGAGCCGGGAATTATCAAAAGAATTCAGGTTGAAGTTGCCCAGTTGCGCAAAGTTCGCGCCGGCGACAAGTTGGCCGGCCGTCACGGAAACAAAGGTGTTATTTCCCAGGTTCGCCCGGTGGAAGACATGCCTTATTTGGAAGACGGCACTCCGGTGGATGTAGTTTTGAACCCGTTGGGTGTGGCTTCTCGTATGAACCTCGGTCAGATTCTTGAAGTTCACTTGGGTTGGGCCGCGAAAAAACTTGGTTATCGGGCCATTACTCCAGTATTGTCCGGCGCTACCGAAGCGCAGATTAGAGAGGAATTAAAAGCTGCCGGATTGCCGGAAACTGGAAAAGTTATTTTGCACGACGGCCGTACCGGTAAGACTTTTGCCCAGCCGGTTACCGTTGGTGTTATGTATATGTTGAAACTGAACCATTTAGTGGAAGACAAGATCCACATGCGTTCGACCGGTCCATACTCCTTAATTACCCAGCAGCCGTTGGGAGGTAAGGCGCAATTCGGAGGTCAGCGTTTCGGTGAAATGGAAGTCTGGGCTTTGGAAGGCTATGGCGCAGCGCACACTTTGCAGGAAATGTTGACGGTTAAATCCGATGACGTGGTGGGCCGCTCGGCAGTTTATGAGTCCATCATCCGCGGCGGAGAAATTAAAGCTCCGAATATCCCGGCTTCCTTCAATGTGTTGGTTAGCGAGTTGAAAGCTCTTGGATTGAATGTGGAGTTGATGGAAAAAGCTCCGGACTCCAATAAAGCAACAAAGGTCATGAAAACGACAAAGGTGACTAACGACTAA
- a CDS encoding N-6 DNA methylase, producing the protein MTKNEKKTENLSRKLLTKAGIFDNAEFVVEEQKSDNPTIQKLLKNASKSGLGSGKPEFIVRKKDDNDFLLIIECKADLKYHESKSRDQYKDYAVDGALLYGSHLAREFNVIAIGISGEDESDYKVSTYLYPKNSSTYTDLLDENNRKIEKILPWNRYIERAKFDPALAKSRHSDLMRFSRELHDYMRDYAKITEAQKPLLVSGVLLALMDKGFEVAYKKYEGEELANETFNSLKKIIDKAELGDTHEAKKKAVVNAFSFIAHHPELQKIDAKKNESPLLHIIRDLQMHVQPFTKDHYDFDIIGNFYGEFIRYTGGDGKGLGIVLTPKHITDLFSELAKLDKNSVVLDICAGTGGFLISAMKKMTGKVSAEEKRRILSNSLIGIEQEPQMFALAVSNMILRGDGKTNLYQGSCFDDVLFNKIKNKANAGFMNPPYSQKGDNLHEWDFVIRMLDGLSKNATGIVIVPMSLAIDTKHPLREKLLSEHRLEAVMSMPDDLFYPIGTVTCIMVFTAHTPHDSDEHHESWFGYWKNDGFRKDKRDGRVATDKWRDIREAWLAAFYGKKEIPGFCVLKKITKDDEWCAEAYLETDFSRISGLEFIQNTVNVAAFLFKNGKSEMAEFLLKNKDSTKKEQLIDTRSWRVFGLGDLFRFEKGERLTKPDRIDGEIPLITAGENNNGVSEYISLEEFQGKKKIFQNKITVDMFFNVFYHDYKYFSDDNVHTLIPIDFELSKFSSLFLVTILSKLKYKYAYGRQVRLMRLPFEKIKLPIGKSDNPDWQFMEDYIRSLPYPSGF; encoded by the coding sequence ATGACTAAGAACGAGAAAAAAACCGAAAACCTATCTCGTAAACTTCTGACAAAGGCGGGTATTTTTGATAATGCAGAATTTGTTGTTGAAGAACAAAAAAGCGACAATCCCACAATCCAAAAATTACTAAAAAATGCCAGTAAGTCTGGTTTAGGATCGGGAAAGCCGGAGTTTATTGTTAGGAAAAAAGACGACAATGATTTTTTACTAATCATCGAATGCAAAGCGGATTTAAAATATCACGAATCAAAAAGCAGGGATCAGTACAAGGATTATGCAGTTGATGGCGCTCTTTTGTATGGTAGTCACCTGGCCCGGGAATTTAATGTTATTGCCATTGGTATTAGCGGCGAAGATGAAAGTGATTACAAAGTAAGTACATATTTATATCCTAAAAACTCTTCTACCTATACAGATTTATTAGATGAAAATAATAGAAAAATCGAGAAAATACTGCCTTGGAATAGGTATATTGAGCGTGCGAAATTTGATCCTGCGTTAGCAAAGTCCCGGCATTCTGATCTAATGCGTTTTTCCCGGGAGTTGCATGATTACATGCGCGATTATGCGAAGATTACTGAAGCCCAAAAGCCATTGCTAGTTAGCGGTGTTTTATTAGCTCTCATGGATAAGGGTTTTGAGGTTGCATACAAGAAATACGAAGGAGAAGAATTGGCCAACGAGACATTTAATTCTTTAAAAAAGATTATAGATAAAGCGGAGCTTGGAGACACGCATGAAGCTAAGAAGAAAGCAGTTGTAAACGCGTTTAGTTTTATAGCACACCATCCTGAGTTACAAAAGATTGACGCCAAGAAAAACGAATCCCCTTTACTACACATAATCAGAGATTTACAAATGCACGTTCAGCCCTTCACCAAAGATCACTATGATTTTGACATCATAGGCAATTTTTATGGTGAATTTATTCGTTATACCGGAGGTGATGGTAAGGGTCTTGGTATTGTTCTAACCCCAAAACATATCACCGACTTATTCTCAGAGTTGGCAAAACTAGACAAGAATTCAGTCGTTCTTGATATATGCGCCGGAACTGGCGGTTTTCTGATATCGGCGATGAAAAAAATGACTGGAAAAGTTTCGGCGGAAGAGAAAAGAAGAATACTATCCAACTCCCTTATTGGCATCGAGCAAGAACCCCAAATGTTTGCTCTAGCTGTTTCGAACATGATCTTGCGAGGTGATGGGAAGACTAATCTTTATCAAGGTTCATGTTTCGATGACGTTCTTTTCAATAAAATTAAAAATAAAGCGAACGCGGGTTTTATGAACCCACCATATTCACAAAAAGGTGACAATTTGCATGAGTGGGATTTCGTCATTCGCATGCTTGATGGGTTGAGTAAGAACGCGACGGGGATAGTAATTGTGCCAATGTCTCTAGCGATCGATACCAAGCATCCACTTCGTGAAAAACTTCTCAGCGAGCATAGATTAGAAGCGGTGATGAGTATGCCGGATGACCTATTTTACCCCATCGGAACCGTTACTTGTATTATGGTTTTTACGGCTCATACCCCACATGATAGCGACGAGCATCACGAGAGCTGGTTCGGATATTGGAAAAATGATGGTTTTAGAAAAGATAAAAGGGATGGCAGGGTCGCTACCGACAAATGGCGAGATATAAGAGAAGCATGGTTGGCGGCTTTTTACGGGAAAAAAGAAATTCCTGGTTTTTGTGTTCTTAAAAAGATCACCAAAGATGATGAGTGGTGCGCTGAGGCGTATCTCGAGACTGATTTCTCAAGAATTAGTGGATTAGAATTTATTCAAAATACAGTGAATGTAGCTGCGTTTTTATTTAAAAACGGGAAAAGCGAAATGGCTGAGTTCTTGTTAAAAAATAAAGATTCTACTAAGAAGGAGCAATTAATAGATACTCGCAGTTGGAGAGTGTTTGGCTTGGGTGATCTATTTCGCTTTGAGAAAGGGGAGAGATTGACAAAGCCCGATCGTATAGATGGCGAGATCCCACTAATAACAGCTGGAGAAAATAACAACGGTGTTTCCGAATACATTTCTTTGGAGGAGTTCCAAGGCAAGAAGAAGATATTTCAAAATAAAATAACCGTCGATATGTTTTTTAATGTTTTTTATCATGACTATAAATATTTCAGCGACGACAATGTGCACACGCTTATTCCGATTGACTTTGAGCTTAGTAAATTCAGCTCTTTATTTTTGGTAACTATACTAAGTAAATTGAAGTATAAGTATGCCTATGGCAGACAAGTAAGGCTTATGAGATTGCCTTTCGAAAAAATTAAACTTCCCATTGGTAAGAGCGATAATCCTGATTGGCAATTTATGGAAGACTATATAAGGTCTTTGCCTTATCCTTCAGGATTTTAA